The following proteins come from a genomic window of Gammaproteobacteria bacterium:
- a CDS encoding DUF5715 family protein, with the protein MRAGGTVSFRSGAAWIALLALILTSCGRAEREREAAVEAAIEATRAATVAEIERALSQALSLTDREADRANGILSPLPVMTTAQENALRRFLNASHVARARELGVRVADRAALDSLVAAGRLVQLEDSTVHWIVRPGTSPTYMVPEVPVLLEELGRRFQERLAEMGLPPYRIEVTSALRTSERQARLRGRNPNAAAGVSSHEFGTTVDLSYSAFAPPAERPPEILAGVPAEFAPHVERFVDLALESVSGRKSRELGAIFSRVLLEAQSEGLVLVIYERQQTVYHITVGRALAN; encoded by the coding sequence ATGAGAGCCGGCGGCACGGTTTCGTTTCGTTCCGGAGCGGCATGGATTGCGCTTCTGGCCCTGATCCTCACCTCGTGCGGCAGAGCGGAACGGGAGAGGGAGGCGGCGGTGGAGGCGGCCATAGAGGCGACCAGGGCCGCCACGGTGGCGGAGATCGAGCGAGCCCTGTCGCAGGCGCTTTCCCTCACGGACCGGGAGGCGGACAGGGCCAACGGCATCCTATCTCCCCTCCCGGTGATGACGACGGCCCAGGAGAACGCGCTCCGCCGCTTCCTCAACGCGTCGCACGTGGCCCGCGCCCGCGAGCTGGGCGTGCGGGTAGCCGACCGCGCGGCCCTGGACTCCCTTGTTGCGGCCGGGCGGCTGGTTCAGCTCGAGGACAGCACCGTCCACTGGATCGTTCGCCCCGGCACTTCTCCCACGTACATGGTCCCCGAGGTGCCCGTCCTGCTCGAGGAGCTGGGCCGGCGCTTCCAGGAACGCCTCGCGGAGATGGGGCTTCCGCCCTACCGCATCGAGGTGACGAGCGCCCTGCGCACGTCCGAGCGGCAGGCACGGCTGCGGGGCAGGAACCCGAACGCGGCCGCCGGCGTGAGCTCACACGAGTTCGGCACCACCGTCGACCTCTCCTACTCCGCCTTCGCACCCCCGGCCGAGCGGCCACCGGAGATTCTCGCCGGCGTACCCGCCGAGTTCGCCCCGCACGTCGAGCGGTTCGTGGATCTGGCGCTGGAGTCGGTCTCGGGCCGCAAGTCCCGCGAACTGGGAGCCATCTTCAGCCGGGTGCTCCTGGAGGCGCAGTCCGAGGGGCTGGTCCTCGTGATCTACGAGCGGCAGCAGACGGTGTATCACATCACCGTCGGACGGGCGCTGGCGAATTGA
- a CDS encoding pyrroloquinoline quinone-dependent dehydrogenase — protein sequence MKHFAFGRRVRAGSVVLMLSACAEAAPGPQPAGDGDWVAYGRDAGGSKYSPLDQITTANVGELELAWSWETGEQPIPGPLSPIRGQETRPGNFETTPLAFNDTLFFTTAYNRVIALEGSTGRPHWEYDPRTVEWGQPPNGTGFVHRGVAVWSGPGERRIFLNTRWRLIALDAATGEPIQSFGHRGEIDLTEPLLWPTNRLHYTQTSPPVVFEDLVIVGNGVWDGFVYPRDPPGNVQAFDVHTGELAWSFNLIPQPGEPGNETWEDGSWDYTGHTNAWAPMVVDEERGLLYAGIGTPSNDYYGGHRLGDNLYAESLVALDARTGELAWHFQTVHHGLWDFDLPGAPALLTVTVDGRGVDAVAVAGKTGFVYTFDRETGEPVWPIEERRVPPSDVPGEVAAATQPFPTSPPPFARQGFTPDDLIDLTPELRRRAEELTAGYRFGPLYEPPSMEGTIAMPGILGGGNWGGVAVDPASAVLFVKSSEEASLLRIAPANPATTVADYAIDRTASRTLTVDGLPISNPPYGTVTAIDMNGGAILWQEAVGERPEIAGHPALAELDLPARLGVVGAPGPFATAGGLVFLTGGSDILYAFDAASGEVLWEGRLPARAYANPMTFETRDGRQLVVIATGEREGAALLAFGL from the coding sequence ATGAAACACTTCGCCTTCGGCAGGCGCGTCCGCGCCGGGTCCGTGGTCCTCATGCTGTCCGCCTGCGCCGAAGCCGCCCCCGGGCCCCAGCCTGCCGGCGACGGGGACTGGGTTGCCTACGGCCGCGACGCGGGAGGATCCAAGTATTCGCCGCTCGACCAGATCACGACGGCGAATGTGGGCGAGCTCGAGCTGGCGTGGAGCTGGGAGACGGGCGAGCAACCGATTCCGGGGCCGTTGTCACCGATCCGCGGGCAGGAGACGCGCCCGGGCAATTTCGAGACCACGCCGCTGGCCTTCAACGACACGCTCTTCTTCACGACGGCCTACAACCGGGTCATCGCCCTCGAGGGGAGCACGGGACGCCCGCACTGGGAGTACGATCCGCGCACCGTGGAATGGGGCCAGCCGCCCAACGGCACCGGCTTCGTGCACCGCGGGGTGGCGGTGTGGAGCGGGCCGGGCGAGCGGCGCATCTTCCTCAACACGCGCTGGCGCCTGATCGCGCTCGACGCCGCCACCGGCGAACCGATCCAGTCCTTCGGGCACCGGGGCGAGATCGACCTCACCGAGCCGTTGCTCTGGCCCACCAACCGCCTGCACTACACGCAGACGTCGCCGCCGGTGGTCTTCGAGGACCTGGTGATCGTGGGCAACGGGGTGTGGGACGGCTTCGTCTACCCGCGCGATCCGCCGGGGAACGTGCAGGCCTTCGACGTACACACGGGCGAGCTGGCGTGGTCGTTCAACCTCATCCCGCAGCCCGGCGAGCCCGGCAACGAGACCTGGGAGGACGGCAGCTGGGACTACACAGGGCACACCAACGCCTGGGCGCCGATGGTGGTGGACGAGGAGCGCGGGCTCCTGTATGCGGGAATCGGCACCCCGTCCAACGACTACTACGGCGGCCACCGCCTGGGCGACAACCTGTACGCGGAGTCGCTGGTGGCTCTGGACGCACGAACGGGCGAGCTGGCGTGGCATTTCCAGACCGTGCACCACGGGCTATGGGACTTCGACCTCCCGGGCGCGCCGGCGTTGCTGACGGTGACGGTCGATGGCCGGGGGGTCGACGCGGTGGCCGTGGCCGGCAAGACCGGCTTCGTCTACACCTTCGACCGGGAGACCGGCGAGCCGGTGTGGCCCATCGAGGAGCGGCGCGTCCCGCCGAGCGACGTGCCCGGCGAGGTCGCCGCCGCGACCCAGCCCTTCCCCACCTCCCCGCCCCCGTTTGCCCGCCAGGGATTCACTCCCGACGACCTCATCGACCTCACGCCGGAGCTGCGGCGGCGCGCGGAAGAGCTGACAGCCGGCTACCGCTTCGGCCCCCTCTACGAGCCGCCCTCCATGGAGGGCACCATCGCCATGCCGGGCATCCTCGGCGGCGGCAACTGGGGCGGCGTGGCGGTGGATCCCGCCAGCGCGGTCCTGTTCGTGAAGTCGTCCGAGGAGGCCAGCCTGCTCCGGATCGCGCCCGCCAACCCGGCCACTACGGTGGCCGACTACGCCATCGACCGCACGGCGTCCCGGACCCTGACGGTGGACGGGCTGCCCATCTCCAACCCGCCCTACGGCACCGTTACGGCCATCGACATGAACGGCGGCGCGATCCTCTGGCAGGAGGCGGTCGGGGAGCGCCCCGAGATCGCGGGACATCCGGCGCTGGCCGAGCTCGACCTGCCCGCCCGGCTGGGGGTGGTGGGGGCGCCGGGGCCGTTCGCGACCGCCGGCGGCCTCGTGTTCCTCACCGGCGGCTCGGACATCCTGTACGCCTTCGACGCGGCGAGCGGAGAGGTGCTCTGGGAGGGCCGGCTGCCCGCGCGGGCCTACGCCAACCCGATGACCTTCGAGACCCGGGACGGCCGGCAATTGGTGGTCATCGCCACGGGCGAACGCGAGGGGGCGGCGCTGCTGGCGTTCGGGCTCTAG